GGGCATGTTGCTAAGTCTATCTACGTTCTCCTGGAAACTCATCACTGTATTGTTTGTTTATCCACTTCTACTTAATTAGTCTGCTTCTTCTAATTGGTTTCCTACATAATATGAACACACTTTAAAAAACAGAAATTACGATACTAACTTAACTGGCCGGTATACTAACACACGATAATTGATGATAcaaacagatatatatatatatattgaaacaaAGAAACCAACCAACGGAGATAACACTTGTTGATGGGGAGGAGTTTTTGGTCAGAAACAGTCCTAGATGAGCCGATGATGGAAAggcaatttatttatttttagtacaatatattatattattagggCTATTAATGGGTTGAAGATTGATCCATATCGAGTCCATCCAAATCCATCATGTAACTTAATGGATCGGTATATATATTGATCCATCGATCCACTCATTTATATCCAATAACTCCGAAGTGACCAGTTTTATTCAAATTGACATCGCAATTAAATAGACTTGTAAATGAGTTTAGTAACCCGAGTTGGGTATAGATAATCAAAAACCGATCGAGTTCATCAATATTTTAAAACTGGTTTGAACAGGCCGGTAACTAGGACCTGTTTCATAGTTTTTACCAATTAAACCGGCCAATAAAAAAACTAGTTTTCGATGGAATTTCTATTAGTGTTGACTAGTGAATTAATAAGTTGACACATCACCCTCGAGATCAGTTACTATACAAAATGTTTGTAAATTGTTAGTCATTATAGCattactctttttattttttcttttgaaagctATTCTTATTAAAGGCAAAACCTTCTATTGAGTTTTTACTCTTGTCATTTTTGTTGATTGTCTTGTTCAAATTAAATATTGTTTGTTCACTCGCCTGATACAATGACTTGTATAGCTAATGTTATTTTGGTTAGTTTTAAGTTTGAagcatatatatgtttgtaggACTGTAACAATTATAATACAGCTTGTCGATCAACCTCAAGTGAAAATTACTATCAGACTGGTGATAAAATCTAACGGGATGCATTTTGGTCGTAACAGCAGAAGGTAGAACACAATCAGGGAGGGAGGGAGGGGggtaatcaaataaaataagcCTCAACAACTACTACTAACCCATATTAATtaggtgtgtatatatatatatatatagacccacACCTAAATACTTTTTGGTCAACCAATCCACATATGtaaaacaaaccacacaaccaGGTGCGGAATTACCATTACTAATCCACAACTGGTTGTTTAACATACAATGATACAAGTTGAAAGTGAGTGTGGCTCAATCCAACACAACATGACAATACCTTGTTTAATTCAAGCTAAAACAGGCAACCAGCCACGCCACGCTCTGCGCGCAGCTGGTTACCCATCCTtcaaaaaacagaaaaaggaTCCAACCAAGCCAACCAAACTCTTCCACTTCAGCCTTCCTATACCATACTAAACCCTCTAAGCTAAGTAGGGGTCTGTCTGCAAGTTTCTGTGAAGTGGGTTTCGTGTTGATAGAAATTTCCATAAATTTAAGGTTTTTAGAACGAAAGTTGATtacataaaacatttatatctCAAACTTTGTAAAACAGAATCAGGAACTCATCTCAAATTTGCCAAAATGCCTTGCCAATTAGTGATTCACCACTTAACCATGCCAAAGTAAGCCACTTAAATAAGATAACTGGACAAGCTAGCTAGATACATGGAACAGTTAAGGTCTCAAAATACATGCGGTGAGTTACTTCTATAAAGAAGACAATTTTAGTGCAGTCGTCTAACAGCCTATGACGTATCCAAAGAGTCCAAAGTTTCTTTTATATGACAACAAACTGCCAACCAGAAAACAAACTGAGACAATTCAGGTGAAAATAGGAGACATACGATATAAGTCGGACTGGGTGAACTGAGACTGCATACATAcatagtttttaactttttcctGAAAAACTTATTCACGTGTAAAATATGATTCCAAAGACTATCAAGTGATAACAGaatagaaaataaaagtaaaatcacGGATAGGCAAAATGGTACCGGGAATCAAGGGGATCCCTCCAAAATATAAGCATTTACCCACCAAGTGTTATGGGTTGTACAGTTGGGTTGCAGTAGAAAGAAGAGTAGTATACATGGAATTCATTGTCTTAAACAGAAAGATGTGTCACAACACATAATGAAGGCAATGGAATACCTATCATAGATGCATATTAGTACATTGTACACTTGTACATAGAACTTAAATAGCATCTGACGTCACCCAATGCACTTTCTGAGGTAAAAAATCACGCGTTTTACCTTATGTCATGAGCTCACATATCTGAATAGGCATTGGCATCCTAAGTTCCTAATTCATTTACTGACCTTATCCAAGCAACATAACAATAATACAGTCATCATAATCTGTTTGAAATCTAATCAGACTCGCTAAATTGCTAATGgcatataaatgtaataaacaCTGAATTCAAGAAAAAATTACACATTAGCTGTGATCAGACTAAAAATATGAGCTGTGTGCAAATGAAAACTGTTAACTCTGGAGTCATGGTATCAAGTATGATTAAATATCTGAATATGATTATAGATCTATGAACACACCTAGAGGTTCCTTGAGGCAGGGGCGCTAAATTTATGTGTTCTTGATTTGTTTACCATTTATGTAGTTGGACGCAAGATATCTGGCTAACCTATTGTTGGAATTGTGGAACCTGctcctgctgctgctgatgtGGCAGGGGCACAGGCTGCCTTGCACCAAAATCCATTGCACCACCTTGTAAAATTTGAGATTTTTCTAATTGCCGAGAGTTATTAGCTTTACGGTTTCGGAAAAACTGACTAGAATTCCCATAACTGTGGGAAGTTAATTTCTGAATCTTCTGAAGTACTTCTTGCACCGGAGGAGGAGGTCCTGGTAATTTCGCGTGTCTATATCGACAATCAGGCCCATTTGGACAAAACCCAAGCTTGTACCTGCATTATCAAAGTTACTtgtcacatatacatatactcccaaaatcaaataagaTAGAGATTACCTACAAATATAAAGGGCTTAAAGCAGACAGATCTATCTATTTggtacatacatacacatattatgtatataaatgcATAGGGAAAATTGTCAAGAAAGGTAGCTAAAATACCAATTTTGACAATGTGGGGTGCATAAAAGGGGTAGCATAAATTCAATTTCTCACACTTAAAAACACATAGGCCAATTCATACAATTTTACGTGCCCAGCCTTGTCAAAATTGGTTGTATATTATGTTACCTACATTTCTTGGCCGATTCCCACTATGTTCATCAAATTTATTGGCAATTTTCccaaatacatacataaaacataatttaattaaaaatatacatacacaatttgtatcaaaatatatacaGATACATTAGCAAAAATCTCTTGTATTGCAATGAATCAACCAAAAACAGAGGAACAGACTAATTGAAGAATAGCTAGAAACTTACATGTGACACTCCTTAATATCTTCAAGGGTGTGTTTATAAAGACAATCTTGTTCTCTACACTCTCCATACAATTGGAAAAACCGACAAATAGGCATTCTTGATTTATCATACTGATGAAGGAACCCACATCCCTCACCTTTCATACAAAGTCCACGGAGCCAGTGCCTGCACACCGTCTTTCGGTAGCTTTTTCCACCAGAGAACTTTGCAGGATCACCAGAAATTGAATTGATGGTTGTTGCAGAAGTTGATgatgcattattattattattattattattattgatatttgGATCAGTGGATTGGTGAATTGTTGGTCTGGATGCAGTTGGTTGGGTTGGCTCTGTTTTTTCTAAACCACCTTCAAAATCGAAGCTTAGACCATCTTCCATAATCAATTGAGGTATAAAACCCTAGCAATGGTAGAGAGAAAGGGTGATCAAATTGAAAAATTGGGAGGTGGGTTGAATGGTATTTTGGGTGGGGTGTTAGGAAATGAATAAATGAAATGatcatcaaaagtcaaagcTTAGACAAAACTAGCTCATAAATTATGCATGTGCATTATCTATATATagttcttttaattattttttatcttattctttgagaaagattttaaaatattctgttttttcttatattttttatatattttttaaatctaattaattttttttgaaacagtaGATGATTGGTCCAAAACCGCAAATAAAGACTCCGGGTACAAAGAAGGCCAACCACAGGTAAAACCGAGAATGCAAGATGCAGCTCGAGATCCGAGAGGCAGATAAATATAACCCAAAGACGCAGGAAATTAAGTATCATAAAACTAGTACTTGGCATCACCAAACAGACCTTAAAGAAAACTGTAAGAAGCTGTAAATTGATAAAATCCTACTAAGCAAAATATCCAGACCTTAAAGGAACCCGGCTGATATTTGACATCCAAACAGCTAGTTGGACTGTTTTTAGTGCTTCAACTAACATCAACAGTTTTCCCCGCCAATAAATTTCTTGTTAATTAATTTCTGCTTATGTGAAGAGGTGTGAATCTTTGTTTAGACAGTAATTTATCGGCTATGGCTACCAGTATCCGAAGGTTGTGTCTCTACATGTGTTATGTATGCATATTTCTGGTTTCATTTTTGCACACGAATTTGAACATAATCGTTTTGTTCAGACTCAAACTCCTAACTGCCTTGGATTAGAGTTGTCCTTTGTTTTATCCTTGTAAAGATTTCGTGATACACTGAGGCAATTGATAAGGCCTAAATTTGTAAGAACAAAACTGATTACATGACTCGAAGGAAAATCCCAGAATTCACAAACCAAACAGCAAAACCTCAACAGCCAAGGAATATTGACCATATCCGAATCAGCAAAATAAAGCCAACCACCGCATACAAACTCTAAACCCAATTAACAAATTTTATCTATTTCACCCACAAGATTCCAAAATCTCACCTTTACTTAAATGGACCAAAGAGTCATTTAATAGAGTGCAACCGATGAAAAATGAAAGTAAAACTTACTTGGGTTGATTCCCACGTGCTATTGGATATGTGCTGCCGAACAATTAATGACGTGGTATTGTTATCGCGTACCGTTTGTCGAGTTATCTTCACTGAGCTGCCAAAATGTTAAGATTGGGTGGGCTGGGTAATGCGGCAATACAGGTAATGTTTGGTGCTGGTTGAAACAGGTCGGGCTAACCCAATAATCCTTTTTTAAGATAATTTATTCAATCAACTACACCCTAAGATGAATGTAACCCAAAAGAGCCTCTTTATAAGTAAATGGGCCGAGATTGCCATCTCTAAgctattcacatatgaaatcGCTCCTTGACTTGTTTATCTAAGTTACATAACACTAAAACAATACTTGTTCTTAAAGGATGAGAAGTATCTCCAGCTATAAACACATTTTTCTTCCCATCGACTTCAATCCAACTACATCCAGCCCGCTTTTTCAGATGTTTCGTCTTCATTAACCGCCTTATTTCCAGTACTTCTTCCCATTTAGATTTAGCAGCATATATATTCGACATCACAACATAATTACCCAGATTATTCTCCTCAATTTTCAAAAGCTGGTCAGCAACAATACTTCCGATTTCCACTTCATTGTAATTCTTACAAGCACCCAACAAAGCCCCCCATACGGTAGCATTTGGTTCGACAGGCATTGTAGTAATAAAATTATATGCATCAGTGATTCGACCATTTCGTGCAAGAAGATCCACAACACAAGCATATTGCTCCATGGTTGGTTTAACTTTATACAAATCATTTATTGAATGAAAAATTTTCAAACCTTCATGTACTAGCCCCGCATGACTACAAGCAGATAATATAGAGGTTATTATAACATGATCAGGTTTTCCGCCATTTTCAACCATTTGATAGTAAACCTGAAGAGCTTCTTCTCCCATGCCATGAGTTGCATAGCCTCCCACCATAGATGTATATATAACCAGGTCTTTATAACAAGATGAATTAAAAAGCTTACGTGCAGAGGTGATACTTCCACATTTTGAATAAGCATCCAAAAACGCTCCTTTAAGTTGTACATCTTGAAAGCAAGATCTAACCAGATAACCATGGCATTGCTTTAGCATCTGAACTGAAGCCATTTGAGTAGCAACAGGAAGGATACTCATTATGGTCATCGTATCAGGTTTCATTCCACAGTTCAGCAACTCATGGAACAGATCAATAGCTTGATCAGGGTAACCGTTTATAGCCTTTGCTCGAACCATTAAATTCCAAGTTGTTAAGTCTCTTTCAGTCATGCTGTTGAATACAATCTTTGCATTATCATGGAAACCACTATTGACATATCCAGATATCAAAGAATTACATGTCACGATATTCCTATTTCCCTCTAAACTCTTGAATATCTTTGAAGCATACTCCATGTTCTCACATCTCGCATATGCATCAATTAAAGCATTAGCAAGAGTAGGTTCTCTACTGCCTAAAAACAAATTAGATCTAACCGAAAAAGCATGAGCTTCTTTAACTTTACACATTTGAAATATATCGGCCCCAAGTTGAAGTGCAGTTACAATAGTTATATAATCTGGTTTTATACCTGCTCTCAACATACAATGTAGCTGCTGAAGAAACTCTTTTACAAGTCGACCCATAGCAAGTGCATCAAGTACTGAATTCCACGATATCAAGTCTTTATTATGAATCAATGAGAATGACCGATATGCAGCATCCAGATCACCACATTTTGAGTAAAAATTTATCAGAGAATTCCCGACGGATGTAACATTATATAGGCTAGGATGATGGATCATATAGCCATGAATTTGCTTCCCCGCCTGCAAATTCTGTAAATTTGCACAAGCAGAGAGAATGGTCAGGAAAGTAACAGGGTCGGGTTTGGTTAAACCCAAAAAGATAAAGTCTTGAAACAACTCCAACCCTTTCAACCATTCACCATTTGAGGCATAACCCGCAATCATAGAATTCCAAGAAACCAGATCTCTCAAACGCATCGTTTTAAACAAACATTCAGCTTCCTTCATCCGTCCCATTCTCGAGTAAAACCCCACAAGAGAATTCACAACAGATACCTCACCAAACACATCTTCCCTACGAATCGCATAACAATGAATCTCCTTCCCAAACCTATACCCATACTCACCACCAACCAAACCACAAACCGGCAAAACATTAGCAACCGTCGCATAATTAGGCCACACCCTTTCCAAAACCATCTCTCTAAACATCCCAAATCCTTCAACCACCAACCCATTCTCAACCAATCCAGCAACAACCGCATTCCAAGAAACAACATCTCgttcagacatttcatcaaacaccttatacGCCTCATTTTCCCCCAACCTCATCTTAAAATACATCGAAACAAGCGCATTCCCAACAAGCGTTTCCCTCTCCAACCCGACTTTCACCGCATACGAATGCACACTCTTCCCTAACCCTTCACTCTCAAACCTCACACAAACCGGTGCCACGATAGCCACACTAACTGCATTCGGCTTAAACCGGTCaaacatattcatatatttatacattttaatcaCATCTATATCATTTACATAAGTAGCAGCTAAGCCTGATAACATAATGTTATATGTGACAATATCTGggttatttatttgtttaaaaatatgattacattcatttatatatttacattttgcaTACATGTTAAGAAGTGCTTTTGATACTAAAAGACATGAGTTCAAACCTAGTTTTATTGCACTGCTGTGAAGGCATTTTCCTAAGttgatgtttttgtttgttgCACATGATTTTAATTTCTCTGCGAATATTTGGTATTCTGGTCTTTTTGTGTTACAGTCGTTCATGATGTGTTTTGGCAGTTGGGAagtaaataatacgagtaaataTTTATGAATTGATGAGGGGTTAATTTAAGTTTGTTAAAATGTTTATGCACATgaaccaaaaaaaattttttttttttaaaggtgtgcaTTATTCATATTGCCGAAGCATTTCCCACCATAACATGGTGAGAACCAACTCAGCATTGGGTAATCGGTTGTCTAAACCGGATACCGCTACATCCAAACTGAGTTGGCTTCCAAGGAAAAACCCAAATGCATACGCGTATCTAAGCAAGCCACAACATCCACTAAACTGGTCTGGGTTTTAATAGAGGCCAAGAAATACTCCTGGCAAATCTCAAACCCCCGCCTAAAGGGAAAACCTGGGTACATCTAGCCATTGAGTAAAAACTGAAAGTAttatatactatgtaaaatgACATTTAAAAATTAACGATGAACAAATATCGAATCAAAGaattaaatgaaaacaaaattaaaatgaaaatccaaACCACACAAAAAGACTAGTGGATTACAAAAATCAAATTGAATTGTTCGGTTTTTAGTTTCATATACATAAATTGAACCATTGAAATCGAACCctacaaatattaattatatatacgtattttagtttattttacaAGGTTTTATTAAACGCGGTTTAATGGGCTTTTTTAAGGTGCATTTAATAGTTCATTTACGATAAAATACAGAGTGtagacttttgatatgaaagagAACAACTTTTTTTGTGCAGGCTACATCTATTATTAGCCTATTTTATATAACAGAATAATTTTATTATCGTATCTATTCCTTATGTTtattaaaatatgttaataCACTTGAATGTCTAtggttttttgatatataaattaaaatcaaaatgtaTGGTTTAGATGAGAATATAAAATctggtttataaaaatttatactaATTTCaacactaaaaaataaaattagttcATAACGATTAGTTGTATATCTTAGTTTATTCACTATATATTTAGTTAAcaattaaatgatttatatatacattataagtTGGAAGCGTTTACAAAAACATGCTGAAACCAGACTGAGAATAAACCATATCATTGATTTGATTTGGTTTTCaatttaagaaaatgaaaaccaaaATGTTTGATATGAATATATTTAGGTTAAGTAAACAACGTACTTTCCTTCATTTATATGGTTGCCCATTGAATCAGATTATTGGTATATATCACTCataaacttttcaattttttacacGGTTAACCAACTAGTGACTGGTAACTTATAATTACAAgttaaacactttgattttttataaaaattcaaaattcattAATTTCTCTTTTGGCTGCTTCTCTCTCATCTCAATCCCAATTCTTTCTATGATTGAACTACcattaaaatacttataatcTCATTAAAATACATATCCAGAATCATGCGTAATGCCAAAAGATAATAAGGAAATTCAACAAATTCTCATTCAATACAAACTTCACTctatttttaaacaataaatcaACGCATATAAAATGATCCAAGactaatttatttttcaagaCCCAGAAAATTAAATTCACATTCATAGATTCTAAAgcctaaattaaaaaaattatccttTTCTTCTGCCTAATAAAAGATCTCGGTTACCCATCTACAAGTCTGCAACTAATGCAGGAAAAGAGGAGATGGTAGCGATGTTGCGTAGCCGGAGAAAACAATAACCGTCGGATTTCGGGAAAGATTGGAGCAGCGATGTTGAGGggattttgtttttgtatatttgaATATGCTATTGTATCCTACACCCATTCATTTTTGTGGGTTTGAGTAGGAAGCAGCCTACTTGAGTAACCACACCTTCTGCCGGCCACCAGAAAACCCATCCACCGGAAAAAGATTCTCCtttcatcttttcttctttccctcttttctttcgtttttatgcttatgtgtgtgttttgtttaatACATAGATATATGTGATATACTTATAAATACATTAGAGTGTATGTATAAAATTGAAATGGAAAGAGATGGATAATAATTAATAGGGATGAAGAAGATTAATAGGAGATAGAAGcagattttttgaaaataaaataaaaatagagttTACCTGCTATTGAAGGTCATCAGGTCAGtaattggtcaaccgtgtaaaaagttgaaaagtttatGGGTAATATATACCAATAATCCGGTTCAATGGGCAACAATGTAAATGAGGAAAAGTACATTAGTCgtccagtgacttaaccctaTATATTTTGGTGAGCCAAAACCAACTTAACTGACCTTAGGAGTGGCAGCCCTGAGAATTCAAATCCCCCGACCGAGTAAAAAAATACCCCTACTTTTTActgaattcaaatatatacacaacttttaTGACATGTGGTTTAAAACTTGGATGCCGTGAGGTTTAAAATCAT
The sequence above is drawn from the Erigeron canadensis isolate Cc75 chromosome 4, C_canadensis_v1, whole genome shotgun sequence genome and encodes:
- the LOC122598011 gene encoding 30-kDa cleavage and polyadenylation specificity factor 30-like, with amino-acid sequence MEDGLSFDFEGGLEKTEPTQPTASRPTIHQSTDPNINNNNNNNNNASSTSATTINSISGDPAKFSGGKSYRKTVCRHWLRGLCMKGEGCGFLHQYDKSRMPICRFFQLYGECREQDCLYKHTLEDIKECHMYKLGFCPNGPDCRYRHAKLPGPPPPVQEVLQKIQKLTSHSYGNSSQFFRNRKANNSRQLEKSQILQGGAMDFGARQPVPLPHQQQQEQVPQFQQ
- the LOC122597279 gene encoding putative pentatricopeptide repeat-containing protein At5g08490, which codes for MNDCNTKRPEYQIFAEKLKSCATNKNINLGKCLHSSAIKLGLNSCLLVSKALLNMYAKCKYINECNHIFKQINNPDIVTYNIMLSGLAATYVNDIDVIKMYKYMNMFDRFKPNAVSVAIVAPVCVRFESEGLGKSVHSYAVKVGLERETLVGNALVSMYFKMRLGENEAYKVFDEMSERDVVSWNAVVAGLVENGLVVEGFGMFREMVLERVWPNYATVANVLPVCGLVGGEYGYRFGKEIHCYAIRREDVFGEVSVVNSLVGFYSRMGRMKEAECLFKTMRLRDLVSWNSMIAGYASNGEWLKGLELFQDFIFLGLTKPDPVTFLTILSACANLQNLQAGKQIHGYMIHHPSLYNVTSVGNSLINFYSKCGDLDAAYRSFSLIHNKDLISWNSVLDALAMGRLVKEFLQQLHCMLRAGIKPDYITIVTALQLGADIFQMCKVKEAHAFSVRSNLFLGSREPTLANALIDAYARCENMEYASKIFKSLEGNRNIVTCNSLISGYVNSGFHDNAKIVFNSMTERDLTTWNLMVRAKAINGYPDQAIDLFHELLNCGMKPDTMTIMSILPVATQMASVQMLKQCHGYLVRSCFQDVQLKGAFLDAYSKCGSITSARKLFNSSCYKDLVIYTSMVGGYATHGMGEEALQVYYQMVENGGKPDHVIITSILSACSHAGLVHEGLKIFHSINDLYKVKPTMEQYACVVDLLARNGRITDAYNFITTMPVEPNATVWGALLGACKNYNEVEIGSIVADQLLKIEENNLGNYVVMSNIYAAKSKWEEVLEIRRLMKTKHLKKRAGCSWIEVDGKKNVFIAGDTSHPLRTSIVLVLCNLDKQVKERFHM